TTCCACGTACTAAAAACTTATTGGCTGATTATGTTAACAAAATGGTTGATCATGAAGATTAGGGTGTCCATCCTCATTTTTCAATCTTATCGATGAAATGTGGGGTCCACATACGggcttctcttgaactgaattttaaatgtgcgtatagTTATGcgttttatttttctacattggctttAGACGGAgtgttgagatctcataaacatgtttaactccgccgcatttttgtgcctgtcccaagtcaggagcctctggcctttgtaagtcttgtattattctaatttaattttcttgcgtacaatttggaaattagtatggcgtttattatcactgaacttgtatatatttgtttaggggccggCTGAAGGAATCCTtcggtgcgggaatttttcgctacattgaagacctgttgttgaccctctgctgttgttttttctatggtcgggttgttgtctctttgacacattccctatttccatacTCAATTTTATACGACCGATCGTTTTGCTAGTCATTTAAAtgctaagttttattttattatttcacattGTAGATATGTTTGTAAAACGTGTTTACTGCAGCGGTCTTAGATTAGTGTGCTGGCAAAGTTATTTGAAGACAGTTGAATTATTAGATGATAAAACTTTGCTGCACTCGTCTAGGCGAGATGGTTCCTATAGATAGGTGTATGactttttgttcattaataCTTTATTTGCGTTTGATAGCACgaattagaaaataattacaaattttcgACTGTATGCTTCAGCTTAATAAATTATCTTCGACTGTTTTACGAAATTGTAAGCTCGGTacatacttttttaaatgaattaaaaagtcGATGCAGCTTATGGTctgaatttatgatttttttctaccaAGAGAATATCACAAAATAAGGGGACTTACTATgtaatagaatatatatattgaatgttttaatttaccatatcattgaaattatttaagtaataattaattaaaaatgtggACATGTGTAATATGattacaaatgagacaactactcACCACATTTCAAATGAAGTGTGTTTAAGCAATTATACGCAACTGTTagatcttcaacaatgagagaAATTCATGTTTTGTCTTGAAGTAATAATCAAAATCTTATTATTCTATCCTTACATTTATAAGAGCACTTGAATTAGTTAATAAAACTCTCTATTATAACGAGTAGTCATTGATCACTATGTACAGCTTCGTAATGTACAATAAGGGCGAGCAATTTAGATTAACTATATGATAAGGTTGCAGGctgtaagaaaaatatatgaaagtaCTAAATCAGATGCTAGTATTTATTAAAGATGGAATCAACATCACAGTCGTAgctgcatcatatatttggcaAATCTATTTATAAGCCCATATACTGTTCTTATGTAATGAATTCAAAGTAAAGATATGCATATTTTGTAAACTAATAAGTTAGCCTATCAATATAGTCCTTTTGTATGAAACTGAAATAAACTTGAAGTTTTCGCTTTAAAAAGTTTGTCTTAAAAttcattgatgttttttttaaagtttgatacTACATTAAATTCCTGATAGTCGAATAACAAATTAACATTCATgtgatattaataaatattagcATATCGGCTTTGAAGTGCATCTGTGAATTCAACGAGATCTTTTGCGATTCTGTACTCTATATCAATTGGTTGCCATTCTTCCTGATACTTGAACACCCTTAAGGGTTCACATTTCATTTGCCTTCTGATGAAATAGAAGTCACGTGTTATATTTGCTATATCTTTTGAATACATTGAAGACATACGattatttattaatatcatCAGGTTTCCTAGGGACTCACAGTCAGCTGTAAAGCATGAGTTGATCTACAAAATATATccaatcacaaataaaaaatcagtttatattttgtaatacatttttgtGAACATTTCAATACAAGATAACTAGagagaaagtaaaaaaaacccaacattaTACCAAGAAAATATCTAAATGGATTGCTCCTAAAAACGAGTTCAGATCAACAACATATTGTCAACATTCTCATTATACGTTCACGAAACATAATAATCTgcgttatctccccttaattagAAATTAGAGAAATGTTTTAATCCATTGAGCTATCATcttgattttaagaaaatgttatttttctaagATAACATCTTATGGAGTTGTCCTTTAATTAAAATACCCATGAACTAAACAGCATTTGATTGAATAAAACGTGTAACATCTTGGCCAAACATTGTCCATatgtcttcatttttttttggttattttaaatttcatacattgttgtcaatataagggaatgttatgcgactgtcatacaagtgagaggtttagctagctattaaaaggtttaatccaaaattttcaacacaagaaaatgactgtaccaagACAGTTGTTTTCTATGCGTTTTATGtatttaagcttttgattttgccattagatcagggactttccgttttaaagtGTCCTTGGAGTTCGGAAGTTTTGTTATTCTACTTTTTGTTTTCTGAGGTTATGGTATTCTGCAACACTACCTTcacagaaaatttacaaaaattatttatctgTTGTGGTGGTATAATACCGCAATAAGTTTACAGAAAACTTGACAAGATGTTATATCTTTTACAACCGCCATACCTTATTGCAGATAGAACAGTTTCCCTCGGTATCTAAAGTAGGAAATCCTACCAACATAGGAGCTTTATCTAAATATGGCATCATCCAAGGTAGATTGATCCTTGATgtctgaaattatatttttatttgattataaaagTCAGTTACATTGCTCTTCGCCCTCAAATTATCGCTGAGTTAATTCATTATACGCATGCATCAAATCTAAGATATTCATCACCATAAAACATACATAGATAATTTTTGGATAGAAAAgttgcataataaaaaaaacaaccaattaACGCGTTTATGTACGTAATAACAAGAA
Above is a window of Mytilus trossulus isolate FHL-02 chromosome 4, PNRI_Mtr1.1.1.hap1, whole genome shotgun sequence DNA encoding:
- the LOC134714234 gene encoding uncharacterized protein LOC134714234; this encodes MAKAAMISRISLIVLFLLCETLLCDANPGNRGKPQWIKNNTSIVSISCPANVQRLKILDIIHSGLTPSAKTLKQKTTSRINLPWMMPYLDKAPMLVGFPTLDTEGNCSICNKINSCFTADCESLGNLMILINNRMSSMYSKDIANITRDFYFIRRQMKCEPLRVFKYQEEWQPIDIEYRIAKDLVEFTDALQSRYANIY